In one Arenibacter antarcticus genomic region, the following are encoded:
- the atpD gene encoding F0F1 ATP synthase subunit beta, whose product MSKVTGKVSQIIGPVVDVEFQSGADLPKIYDSLEIQNEDGSLLVLEVQSHVGESTVRTISMDSTDGLSRGVEVKATGSAIQMPIGDDVYGRLFNVIGDAIDGLGNLPKAGKDGLPIHRDAPKFEDLSTSTEVLFTGIKVIDLIEPYAKGGKIGLFGGAGVGKTVLIQELINNIAKGHGGLSVFAGVGERTREGNDLLREMLESGIIKYGDDFLHSMEEGGWDLSKVDKEVMKESKATFVFGQMNEPPGARARVALSGLTIAEYFRDGAGEAQGKDVLFFVDNIFRFTQAGSEVSALLGRMPSAVGYQPTLATEMGAMQERITSTKRGSITSVQAVYVPADDLTDPAPATTFAHLDATTVLSRKIAELGIYPAVDPLDSTSRILTAEILGKDHYACAQNVKELLQRYKELQDIIAILGMEELSEEDKLAVGRARRVQRFLSQPFHVAEQFTGIPGVLVDIKETIKGFNMIMDGKLDHLPESAFNLKGTIEEAIEAGEKMLAEV is encoded by the coding sequence ATGTCTAAAGTTACAGGTAAAGTTTCCCAAATCATCGGCCCGGTTGTGGATGTAGAATTTCAATCTGGAGCAGACCTTCCAAAAATATACGATTCTTTGGAAATCCAAAATGAAGATGGATCACTATTAGTATTGGAAGTTCAATCCCATGTTGGGGAAAGTACCGTGCGGACAATTTCCATGGACTCCACGGATGGTTTAAGCAGAGGTGTTGAGGTAAAAGCAACAGGTAGCGCTATTCAAATGCCTATCGGTGATGACGTATACGGTCGTCTTTTCAACGTAATTGGTGATGCTATTGATGGCCTTGGCAATTTGCCGAAAGCTGGTAAGGATGGTCTTCCTATCCATAGGGATGCCCCTAAATTTGAAGATCTGTCCACTTCTACCGAAGTATTGTTTACCGGGATTAAGGTAATCGACTTAATTGAGCCTTATGCAAAAGGAGGTAAAATTGGTCTTTTTGGAGGAGCTGGTGTAGGTAAAACAGTATTGATTCAGGAGTTAATCAACAACATTGCAAAAGGACACGGTGGTTTATCTGTATTTGCAGGAGTTGGGGAGCGTACCCGTGAAGGGAACGATTTGCTACGTGAGATGTTGGAATCAGGAATTATAAAATATGGAGACGATTTCTTGCATTCTATGGAAGAAGGCGGATGGGATCTATCCAAAGTAGATAAAGAAGTAATGAAAGAGTCCAAAGCAACTTTTGTTTTTGGACAGATGAACGAACCTCCTGGAGCTCGTGCGCGTGTGGCCCTTTCAGGATTGACCATTGCAGAATATTTCCGTGATGGAGCGGGTGAAGCACAAGGGAAGGACGTTTTATTCTTCGTGGATAACATCTTCCGTTTTACGCAGGCAGGATCAGAGGTATCGGCACTTTTGGGTCGTATGCCTTCTGCAGTAGGGTACCAACCAACTTTGGCAACAGAGATGGGAGCCATGCAGGAGCGTATTACATCAACAAAAAGAGGATCTATTACTTCTGTACAGGCGGTTTACGTACCTGCGGATGATTTAACGGATCCGGCACCGGCAACAACATTTGCCCACTTGGATGCTACTACAGTATTGTCTCGTAAGATTGCTGAGTTGGGTATTTACCCAGCAGTAGATCCATTGGATTCTACTTCTAGGATCTTAACAGCAGAAATTTTAGGTAAAGACCATTACGCTTGTGCCCAAAACGTAAAAGAATTATTACAACGATATAAGGAACTACAAGATATAATTGCCATCTTAGGGATGGAAGAACTGTCTGAAGAAGATAAATTGGCAGTAGGTAGAGCAAGACGTGTACAGCGTTTCCTTTCTCAGCCTTTCCATGTTGCGGAACAATTTACTGGGATTCCAGGAGTTTTGGTAGATATTAAGGAGACCATTAAAGGATTTAATATGATTATGGATGGTAAATTAGATCACCTTCCAGAATCTGCCTTTAACCTTAAAGGAACCATTGAAGAAGCTATAGAAGCAGGAGAAAAAATGCTTGCTGAGGTATAA
- a CDS encoding F0F1 ATP synthase subunit epsilon — MYLEIVSPEATLFTGEVTSVTVPGVNGEFQMLNDHAPIVSLLEEGNVKIKGNVVVEEAYEGKFSKAANGDTVLHITSGTVEMKKNRVIILAD, encoded by the coding sequence ATGTATCTAGAAATTGTGTCCCCAGAGGCTACGTTATTTACAGGAGAGGTTACTTCGGTAACTGTGCCTGGTGTAAATGGTGAATTTCAAATGTTGAATGACCACGCGCCTATAGTATCCCTATTGGAGGAAGGTAATGTGAAGATAAAGGGAAATGTGGTTGTTGAGGAAGCCTATGAAGGTAAATTCTCAAAAGCTGCCAATGGTGATACGGTGTTACATATTACCAGTGGTACGGTAGAAATGAAGAAAAACAGGGTGATAATATTAGCAGATTAA